The Ooceraea biroi isolate clonal line C1 chromosome 7, Obir_v5.4, whole genome shotgun sequence genomic sequence TTATCTGCGAATGTACGGCCGAATACCGTTCCGGTTCGCTCTCACTCGCGGTTATTCCGCTGAATGTACAAGAGGAAAAAGGCCCCATCTTTTAAGGCAACGACGAGCGAAGCGCGTAGTAGGATTCGTTCGCTGCCCAGTTCGAAAACTCCAACTCGGAGGGACTCTTCAGGTTGGCAtcggaaaattcgaaaagaaaaGGCTTCAGTTATCGCAGCGATTTGAATGTGCTTCGCACATTCGCCAAGCCACTTCGCGGTAACTCGATGTCCATTAAAGGTTCTCCGTAGTCGACGTTCCTCTAAGATTCACGGAATTCTCTCGCCGAGCCTCGTGCGCTTCTTCGCGACCCACGaaaactctctctcttccgtccCCATCAAGTCGTGTCCACGTACGGATCAACGTGTCCACATCCGGCTGTACAACACTTTCTCAGCGTTCCGGTCGTTCTACTTTGCACTCTCcgtcggtggcggcggtggcaacGGAATCGCCTGCTCGGACACCGGCTGCTGCTGCGGctcctttttcttcgttttcttcGTCTTTTTCTGCGTCCTCGGCGACGTCGAGCTTCGTTGTCCGCCATCCATCTCCATCTTTCCGTCCTTCGACTCTTCTCTCTGCTTTGACATCGCGTCCTTGTTCCTTGTCGCCGTTTGCATTGCGTCCTCGCTGTTCTTTCGTTGTTCCCCGTCCTTTCTATCGTTCGGTTCCTTCGTTACTTCTTCCGCTGCTTCACTCGTTGTCGTCGATGCGATGGTTTGCTCCGTAGTACTTTCCGCTGTGTGATTCTCTATTTTCTGTTCGACATCCATGTCCTGCTGGGCCGAAAGGACACTCTCCTTCGCAGATTCGGCTATTACATTGTTATTGTCTGAAGGTTCCACCTTCGCCTGCCAACAGGAAACGAacatcaaatttatataaacaaaaagtaatatttctcataaaatatttatgtgtttatttaattatgtttaatttttcagaCTAATACTCGCGTAAGAATATCTCAATATCAATTACATTATCCTATAAACTACAATCAGAAGAATAGTTATacgaaaaaacaaataaaaaataaaagaagactttagaatatgaaataaaagcagaattattagaatagataattaaaattactaaactattaataaaaaaagaaactttcttAATTACAATGTTACCGTTTTATTCTCGCAGTTCCTCACCTTTGTCGGTGACGACGGCGCAGGAGGAAGTGGTATCGGCTCATTGGACTGCTTTTCTTGCTTCGTGTCCACGTCCATAGGTTCCGCGGGCAGTGATATTTCCTTCTCCCCTTGTTGATCCTTCTCGGTGCCCTCTTGTCCTTGCTTCTCTCGTGCAACAAGTTGCTGGCCAGCAAGAGGTACTTTCGTCTCCAGCAAACTGATAGTGTCCTGTATACTCTTGATAGCATTTTTACGCGCCAGCCGCACATTCTCCCGACCTTCGGTCTCGATGTCGTCTAGCTTAATCAGTTCACGTGTCAGCATTTCATCCAGATAAATGTACTCCTTGTCTTGCCGAGAATTACCGACATAATGTCGCACCTGTTCAGCCAGATCGTCCACTTCTTTCTGTACCAGAGCAACTTTCTCCAGAGGGTCTTTTAGTATCACAGGTTTTGGTTTCGGTACCtcctgttgttgttgttgttgttgttgttgctgctgctgctgagtTTGCTgaggctgctgctgttgccgcTGTTGGTATTGCTTGTGATATTGCGGgggttgctgctgctgctgctgatatTGAGGCTGCTGATACTGAGGCTGCTGATGGTACTGTGGTGGCTGGTGATTCTGAGGTTGCTGATAATGTTCCTGGAATTGTTGGCGGCGCTTCGGCTGCTCGAAGCCTGTTGATTCATAAAACGCATTCTGGAAGTGCGGTGGCGGCCACTGCTGTCTGGCAAAGTGATCATTGAAGTGCGACGGTCTCTGGAAATAATGCGGCGGCGAAGGTTGTCGTTGATGATGGAAAGTGGATGGTCCGTTGTCAGGTGCAACTTTTGGTATCACCGGTTCGTCACGTCCCTCCACGAAGATGGGGATGTGCCGAACATTGCTGGTTGGTTTGCCGGGCGATTGGGCACGCTGTTGTTGATTATGCTGCGGCGTGATGTCCACGCGGGACACAAATCTCTGACCTTGACCGGATTGCggtggctgctgctgctgccggtTCTCCGGAGGTGCCGACATCGAACGCTGACCGCGTTCACCCTTCTCCGGGCTTATCTCCATGTCACGGCGCCGCTGCTGCTGGCCTATATCTACCGTGTTGCGTAATCCGTACTGCGGTATCGCAGTGGATGACGTCAAGTCCGGCTCACCGGTGCCACTGTGCGAGCTGACGGCGCTCGCGCCGCTCGCGGCACTACTACCGCTCGCCTGGCTACGCGCGTCCTCGTCCACTTGATACTGCTGAccttgttgttgttgctgctgctgctgctgctgctgttgttgctggcCGTCGTTACTGCTACCACTGGAGCCGCGGCGCCGGCGGCGGCGATCACGTAACGGGGAGCCGCCGAACGGCCAAGGTGGGCCGCGCAGGTGCTCGGCGAGCTCAGGGTGGCGCGCCGCGAGATCGTCTAGGTGCGCGCGAACACCGTCGCTGCGTGGACGCTCGAAGATGTCAACGTCGTCGTCAAATGGGAAACCCTACGGTAACAGAGAGTCAAGTCAGTGCCGACGTGCAGTTACACGAGAAGATGGAACGTTTTAAAGAATCctgtttttcgaaaattgtttaaactcTGTTTGCAAGGAAGAGGGAAAAGAGAGCAAGAGCATACCAGAAGAACTTTGTGCATTTTATCaggagaatataaaaataatttacgttctctatattaatttttttaaattttttctaatacttCAGTTTTGTGTGTACTTTAGTTTTGTGAGGCACTGCATCTTTAATTTATGGAACTCGTACTTTCGTGGCATTTCCGTTAGTTTTC encodes the following:
- the LOC105279676 gene encoding BAG domain-containing protein Samui, encoding MSSYFRDSPRFSDRTRGKSGDELLQEAKQKFYEDDDAFFERSRPSRDSFDRPFPHFPRGFPFDDDVDIFERPRSDGVRAHLDDLAARHPELAEHLRGPPWPFGGSPLRDRRRRRRGSSGSSNDGQQQQQQQQQQQQQQGQQYQVDEDARSQASGSSAASGASAVSSHSGTGEPDLTSSTAIPQYGLRNTVDIGQQQRRRDMEISPEKGERGQRSMSAPPENRQQQQPPQSGQGQRFVSRVDITPQHNQQQRAQSPGKPTSNVRHIPIFVEGRDEPVIPKVAPDNGPSTFHHQRQPSPPHYFQRPSHFNDHFARQQWPPPHFQNAFYESTGFEQPKRRQQFQEHYQQPQNHQPPQYHQQPQYQQPQYQQQQQQPPQYHKQYQQRQQQQPQQTQQQQQQQQQQQQQEVPKPKPVILKDPLEKVALVQKEVDDLAEQVRHYVGNSRQDKEYIYLDEMLTRELIKLDDIETEGRENVRLARKNAIKSIQDTISLLETKVPLAGQQLVAREKQGQEGTEKDQQGEKEISLPAEPMDVDTKQEKQSNEPIPLPPAPSSPTKAKVEPSDNNNVIAESAKESVLSAQQDMDVEQKIENHTAESTTEQTIASTTTSEAAEEVTKEPNDRKDGEQRKNSEDAMQTATRNKDAMSKQREESKDGKMEMDGGQRSSTSPRTQKKTKKTKKKEPQQQPVSEQAIPLPPPPPTESAK